From Neobacillus sp. PS2-9, the proteins below share one genomic window:
- a CDS encoding HD-GYP domain-containing protein: MKKLIDPNIRNEEAQTLKWFLILFYIITLSFDLVFNIITPKDNTSGKIVYWVYLIMFALIPIAKYLIKKQKSNYVKYIYFISYIFITFINEAITYSGHANDYRGGSAGEIYWLLLSPIFVSKPFMIVASVGLLLKYVVIGLVIKPPIVYVGILLVCTLSVFSFVLLSRFQAYVNAIKTSYDQQLTGIVKGVIATLELKDPYTRGHSERVASYALELARATERYSEEELKSFEFACLLHDIGKIHIPDQILMKPTKLTNEEYEIIKSHTNVGAEAVSKVIQLNSSIEVIRSHHERWDGKGYPDQLKGENIPFLARVAAVADAFDAMTSNRSYRYALSIEEAYKRIVDGRGTQFDPELVDLFQQTYPSWEKLHDKSVKEINEEISLVK, from the coding sequence ATGAAAAAATTGATAGATCCTAACATAAGAAATGAAGAAGCTCAGACGTTAAAATGGTTTTTAATTTTATTTTATATTATTACTTTATCCTTTGATTTAGTGTTTAACATCATCACTCCAAAAGATAATACATCAGGGAAAATTGTATACTGGGTATATTTAATCATGTTTGCATTAATCCCAATAGCGAAATACCTCATTAAAAAGCAAAAATCAAATTATGTAAAATATATATATTTTATTAGTTATATTTTCATCACATTTATTAACGAAGCTATTACTTATAGTGGTCACGCAAATGACTATAGAGGTGGTAGTGCAGGAGAAATTTACTGGCTATTACTATCTCCTATTTTTGTAAGTAAGCCTTTTATGATAGTTGCGTCAGTTGGATTACTTTTGAAATATGTTGTTATTGGATTAGTTATTAAACCCCCAATTGTTTATGTAGGAATATTATTAGTTTGTACATTATCTGTATTTTCATTTGTTTTATTATCACGTTTCCAAGCTTATGTAAATGCAATAAAAACATCGTATGATCAACAACTTACTGGTATTGTAAAGGGAGTTATTGCTACACTTGAGCTTAAAGACCCTTATACAAGGGGCCATAGTGAACGTGTGGCGAGCTATGCTCTCGAACTAGCAAGAGCCACTGAAAGATATTCGGAAGAAGAGTTAAAGTCGTTTGAATTTGCTTGTCTACTTCATGATATTGGGAAGATTCATATTCCAGATCAAATCTTGATGAAACCTACGAAACTTACAAATGAAGAATATGAAATTATTAAATCTCATACAAATGTTGGAGCAGAAGCAGTTTCAAAAGTTATTCAATTAAATAGTAGTATCGAAGTTATTCGCTCACATCATGAACGTTGGGATGGTAAGGGGTATCCAGACCAATTAAAAGGTGAGAATATTCCATTTCTTGCCCGAGTTGCAGCAGTAGCAGATGCATTTGATGCAATGACATCCAATCGATCTTATAGATACGCATTATCCATTGAAGAAGCGTACAAACGGATAGTAGATGGTAGGGGTACCCAGTTTGATCCTGAATTGGTGGATTTATTTCAACAGACTTATCCATCATGGGAAAAACTCCATGATAAATCTGTTAAAGAGATAAATGAAGAAATTTCATTAGTCAAGTAA